A region of Carassius auratus strain Wakin chromosome 41, ASM336829v1, whole genome shotgun sequence DNA encodes the following proteins:
- the echdc1 gene encoding ethylmalonyl-CoA decarboxylase isoform X1, with protein sequence MSVCGAARFRGSVARILQQHRAVCSHTSGSSTEGIREKLQAFPGGSVELRKQRDSGVALLTLNNPARRNALSGSMMLDLEQRLCELETWTEGRAVIVQGAAGTFCSGSDLSAVRAIANPHDGMKMCEFMQNTLTRLLRLPLISVALVEGRALGGGAELTTACDFRLMTSDAVIQFVHKHMGLVPGWGGAARLVRIVGSQNALKLLSGARKVDPDTGKQMGLVDEVLHCSSGEGEALCQAERWLGPLIQGPAPVIQAVKRVVVSGRELPLDQALQTERSVFGTVWGAPANLEALALKPKHK encoded by the exons atgagtgtgtgtggagcTGCTCGGTTCCGCGGCTCCGTGGCGAGGATCCTTCAGCAGCACCGAGCCGTCTGCAGCCACACGAGCGGCTCATCTACCGAGGGAATCAGGGAGAAGCTGCAGGCTTTCCCGGGAGGATCCGTGGAGCTCCGGAAGCAGCGGGACTCGGGCGTTGCGCTGCTCACGCTCAACAACCCCGCGCGCAGGAACGCGCTCTCAG GCAGCATGATGCTTGACCTGGAGCAGCGTCTGTGTGAACTGGAGACCTGGACAGAAGGGAGAGCTGTGATTGTGCAGGGAGCTGCGGGGACCTTCTGCTCTGGATCAGACCTCAGTGCAGTCAGAGCCATCGCTAACCCACAC GACGGCATGAAGATGTGTGAGTTCATGCAGAACACTCTCACAAGACTCCTGAG GCTGCCGCTCATCTCCGTGGCCCTGGTGGAGGGACGAGCGCTGGGTGGAGGAGCAGAACTCACCACTGCCTGCGACTTCAG GTTGATGACGTCTGATGCTGTTATCCAGTTCGTCCATAAGCACATGGGTTTGGTTCCTGGATGGGGAGGAGCTGCAAGACTGGTTCGTATCGTTGGCAGCCAGAATGCCTTGAAACTGCTGAGCGGCGCTAGAAAAGTGGATCCAGACACTGGAAAACAGATGGGACTGGTTGATGAGGTGCTCCATTGTTCTTCTGGCGAGGGAGAAGCTCTGTGTCAGGCCGAGCGGTGGCTGGGTCCGTTGATTCAGGGCCCGGCTCCAGTGATCCAGGCGGTGAAGAGGGTGGTGGTCTCAGGAAGAGAGCTTCCCCTGGACCAAGCCCTTCAGACCGAGAGAAGTGTGTTTGGGACAGTATGGGGCGCTCCGGCCAATCTCGAGGCTCTGGCTTTAAAACCTAAACATAAGTGA
- the echdc1 gene encoding ethylmalonyl-CoA decarboxylase isoform X2 yields the protein MSVCGAARFRGSVARILQQHRAVCSHTSGSSTEGIREKLQAFPGGSVELRKQRDSGVALLTLNNPARRNALSGSMMLDLEQRLCELETWTEGRAVIVQGAAGTFCSGSDLSAVRAIANPHDGMKMLSCGDVSGRLPLISVALVEGRALGGGAELTTACDFRLMTSDAVIQFVHKHMGLVPGWGGAARLVRIVGSQNALKLLSGARKVDPDTGKQMGLVDEVLHCSSGEGEALCQAERWLGPLIQGPAPVIQAVKRVVVSGRELPLDQALQTERSVFGTVWGAPANLEALALKPKHK from the exons atgagtgtgtgtggagcTGCTCGGTTCCGCGGCTCCGTGGCGAGGATCCTTCAGCAGCACCGAGCCGTCTGCAGCCACACGAGCGGCTCATCTACCGAGGGAATCAGGGAGAAGCTGCAGGCTTTCCCGGGAGGATCCGTGGAGCTCCGGAAGCAGCGGGACTCGGGCGTTGCGCTGCTCACGCTCAACAACCCCGCGCGCAGGAACGCGCTCTCAG GCAGCATGATGCTTGACCTGGAGCAGCGTCTGTGTGAACTGGAGACCTGGACAGAAGGGAGAGCTGTGATTGTGCAGGGAGCTGCGGGGACCTTCTGCTCTGGATCAGACCTCAGTGCAGTCAGAGCCATCGCTAACCCACAC GACGGCATGAAGATGT TGTCCTGTGGTGATGTTTCCGGCAGGCTGCCGCTCATCTCCGTGGCCCTGGTGGAGGGACGAGCGCTGGGTGGAGGAGCAGAACTCACCACTGCCTGCGACTTCAG GTTGATGACGTCTGATGCTGTTATCCAGTTCGTCCATAAGCACATGGGTTTGGTTCCTGGATGGGGAGGAGCTGCAAGACTGGTTCGTATCGTTGGCAGCCAGAATGCCTTGAAACTGCTGAGCGGCGCTAGAAAAGTGGATCCAGACACTGGAAAACAGATGGGACTGGTTGATGAGGTGCTCCATTGTTCTTCTGGCGAGGGAGAAGCTCTGTGTCAGGCCGAGCGGTGGCTGGGTCCGTTGATTCAGGGCCCGGCTCCAGTGATCCAGGCGGTGAAGAGGGTGGTGGTCTCAGGAAGAGAGCTTCCCCTGGACCAAGCCCTTCAGACCGAGAGAAGTGTGTTTGGGACAGTATGGGGCGCTCCGGCCAATCTCGAGGCTCTGGCTTTAAAACCTAAACATAAGTGA